From the Hordeum vulgare subsp. vulgare chromosome 1H, MorexV3_pseudomolecules_assembly, whole genome shotgun sequence genome, the window ATTTTTGTCTTCCTGTGTCCAATAAAAAGGATCACTTGTTAGTTTGTGATTCATGTCAAATGGTCAAGAGCCACCAACTCCCTTATACTCGTTCCACTAGTGAGTCCAAAGCTCCTTTAGAGCTTGTGTTTCTCTGATGTGTGGGTGCCTGGACCCCTTTCTGTAGGAAAGCAAAAGTACTATGTTAGCTTCATTGATGATTTCAGCAAGTTTACCTGGATTTATTTACTCAAGCATAAATctgatgtgtttgccaagtttcatcttttTCAGCAACACGTTGAGCATCTCTTTGATCGAAAGATCCTTGCTATGCAAACAGATTGGGGTGGTGAATACCAAAAACTCAATGTGTTTTTTGAAAATATTGGCATCACTCACCATGTCTCCTGCCCCCATGCTCATCAACAGAACGGCTCTGCTGAAAGAAAACATCGCCACATTGTCGAAGTTGGGTTATCCCTCCTTGCCCATGCTTTTATGCCCCTCAAGTTTTGGGATGAAGCTTTCCTTACCGTCGTCTACCTTATTAATCGCACACCTAGTAGGGTCATCCATAATCAATCCCCTCTTGACCGTCTTTTTCATAGAAAACCCAACCACACATTTTTACGCATTCTTGGGTGTGTTGTCTGGCCCAACTTACGTCCCTTCAACAAACACAAGCTTGAGTTTCGCTCAAAACCATGTGTCTTCCTAGGGTACAGCACCATGCACAAAGGGTATAAGTGCCTTGATGTTACTTCTGGTCGAGTCTACATCTCTCGTGACGTAGTATTTGATGAGCAAGTTTTCCCTTTTGCTACACTCCATCCTAATGCCGGTGCACAACTTCGTAAAGAGCTTGTTTTACTTCCCTCCCACCTCCTCCCATCACCACAATTCCTTGCTAGGGGGTAGATACTGCTGATGACCACATGACAATGTCTCATACTACTAACCCTGATGATCCGACAGATTCTAGTGTGCAGGACGATTTTGCAGGAAACAGCGCAACGGGGCATGATTTTATGCTATCAGCAGATCCCGGTGCCTCCGCAGAAGATCCCGCCTCGGATTCAGTTCCACATCCGGGCCAGCCTGCGCCTGATTCCGTTCCGGCCTCGGGGGCCACAACTCCTGGCGCTGACGCTGCCAGCAGATCCTCCCACGATCGGGGGACACCACACGAGGCAGGGCCAGGCGGGCCCCCTCCCGGTCGGCCGAACGCGGCGCATGCTTCGGCGGTTCCCGCGTCTCCCCCGCCCCCGCGTGGCTCGGGCGCTCCAGCGTCGGTTTCCGTGTCGTCTACGCCCCCACGTGGCTCGGCCGCTCCCGCGTCGCCAACAGTCTCTGCATGTGCGCCTCGGGATCGCCTGCTGTCTGTTGCACCCCCCGCCACGCCTGTCGGGTCGTCCGATACACATGCAGCCGACGATCCTGCCGGCTCGGATGCGTCACGTGCGCTCCAGGACTCCTTCGACGAATCCCCTGTCTCGGCTACAGTACCGCGCCTTCCGCTACAGCTTGCTCGTCCTACACCTCCTCCGCCTGCTCGAGCGCACACACGTGCCCAGGGAGGTATTCTCAAACCTAAGGTATATACTGATGGCTGTGTATGTTGGGGCTCGTTCTGTTCCACAGGTGAACCACAAAGCCTTGCTGAAGCTCTTGGTGATACCCGACGGAAAGCTGCTATGGATGAGGAATTTgctgctctcatcaaaaaccagACATGGCGTCTTGTTCCTCCTGCTGCAGGCCGGAATATCATTGACTGTAAGTGGGTCTATAAAGTAAAAAGAAAATTTGATGGCACTATAGACAGGTATAAGGCACGTCTTGTTGCTAAGGGTTTAAAGCTACGCTATGGCTTGGATTACGAGGATACGTTTAGCCCTGTTGTCAAGGCTGCCACTATCAGGTTATTTCTGTCAATAGCTATATCTCGTAATAGGTGCATGCGACAGCTAGATGTGAAGAATGCGTTCTTGCATGGCGTTCTAGAAGAGGAAGTATTTATGCGGCAACCTCCTGGGTATGAGCATCCTCACTCACCTCGCTATGTTTGCAAACTTGATAAAGCATTGTATGGTctgaaacaagcacctagagtCTGGTATTCTCGTTTGTCCTTCAAATTGCAATCTCTAGGGTTTGTTCCATCCAAGGGGGATACATCAATCTTCTTTTATCATAAGCATGGAGTAACTATTTTTATGCtgatctatgttgatgatatagtTGTAACTATCTCATCAAGTCAAGCAGTTGAAGCTCTTCTTAAGGACTTGAGAAAAGATTTTGCTCTCAAAGACCTAGGTGATCTACACttcttccttggcattgaggttaaaAAGGTACCCAGTGGGATCATGCTGTCACAAGGAAAGTATGTGCATGAAATACTCCAGAGAATAGGTATGAAAGGGTGCAAACCTTCTTCTACACCTTTATCTACATCTGAAAAATTATCTGTCCATGATGGGGAAGTACTTGGAGCAGAAGACTCCACCAAATATAGAACTATTGTAGGAGCATTGCAGtatctggccagaatggaccaaatttgcgagttttgacgaggtccccgtgaccgatccccgaagttccccgaacgttcgtacctccctgggacccaaaatcagtgagtaataacattgaAAACTTGCCAGAacggaccaaatctatgagtatTGACGAGGtctcgtaaccggtccccgaagttcgcggAAGATTCGTATAACcccgcgacccaaaatcagtgagtaatatcatacaaaactggcaagaatggtCGAAatattcgagttttgacgaggtccccgcagttcgcggaacgttcggatcgccccgggactcaaaatcagtgagtaatatcatacaaaactggccagaatggaccaaatctgcgagttttgacgagttccccgtaacctgtcaccagagttcgcggaacgttcgatcgccccgagacccaaaatcgatgagtaatagcatacaaaactacccAGAATGtacaaaatatgcgagttttgacgaggaccCCGCAACCAAACCCAGGAGTTCTCCGAACGTTTGTAGTGCCTCAAGACCCGAacatagtgagtaatagcacacaaaatttgccagaatggaccaaatctgcgagtttcgacgaggtccccgtaaccggaccccgaagttctccaaacatccgtatcgccacgggacccaaaatcagtgagtaatagcatagaaaactggccaaaatggacaaaatctttgagttttgacgaggtccccataaccggaccccaaagttccccgaacgttcgtatcgccccgggatccaaaatgagtgagtaatagcatcgaaaaccgtccaaaatggaccaaatctgcgagttttcacgaggtccccataaccggaccccaaagttcccggaacgttcgtatctccccgggatccaaaatgagtgagtaatatcatcgaaaactgtccagaatggaccaaatctgcgagttttcacgaggtccccgtgATCGGTAACCGGAGTTTGCGGAACTTTCGTATCGcacccgggacacaaaatcagtgagtaatagcatagaaaactggctagaatggatcaaatctgcgagttttgatgatgtCCCCGTAATCGGTCCCTTGAGTTTGTGGAATGTTCATATCGCTCCGGGactcaaaatcaatgagtaatacgatacaaaactggccagaatggaccaaatctgcgagttttgacgaggtcctcgtaaccggtccCTGTGATCGGTAACCGGAGTTCGCGGAACTCTCGTATCGCACCcgagacacaaaatcagtgagtaatatcatagaaaactggctagaatggatcaaatctgcgagttttgatgatgtCCCCGTAATCGGTCCCTTGAGTTTGTGGAACGTTCATATCGCTCCGGGactcaaaatcaatgagtaatacgatacaaaactggccagaatggaccaaatctgcgagttttgacgaggtcctcgtaaccggtccCTGTGATCGGTAACCGGAGTTCGGGAACTTTCGTATCGcacccgggacacaaaatcagtgagtaatatcatagaaaactggttagaatggatcaaatctgcgagttttgatgatgtCCCCATAATCGGTCCCTTGAGTttgcggaacgttcgtatcgctccgggactcaaaatcaatgagtaataccatacaaaactggccagaatggaccaaatctgcgagttttgacgaggtcctcgtaaccggtccCTGTGATCGGTAACCGGAGTTCGCGGAACTTTCATATCGcacccgggacacaaaatcagtgagtaatatcatagaaaattggctagaatggatcaaatctgcgagttttgatgatgtccccgtaatcggtcccttgagtttgcggaacgttcgtatcgctccgggactcaaaatcaatgagtaataccatacaaaactggccagaatggaccaaatctgcgagttttgacgaggtcctcgtaaccggtccccgaggttccccgaatgttcgtcgCTCAcctggacccaaaattagtgagtaataacgTGGTCCCCAAACATCGTGTTCATTTCAAGATTTATCCGGTTCACACCCTGATTATGCCTTTGGAGAATGACATGCACATCTTCAAAAATATGAGGGCTTTAATGACATAGCATCTTGATaattctccgtcgtatctataattttttactgtttcatgccaatactctacaaatttcatatacttttggtaatcttttatactatttttaggactaacatattgatccaatgcccagtgtcagttcctgtttgttgcgtgTTTTTTATatttcacagaaaatccatatcaaacgaagtccaaacgggataaaaacttacagagatttgttttggaatatatgtgaattttgggaagtggaatcaacagaaggtggtgcccgaggggcccacaagccagaggggcgtggcctggggggtaggGCGTGCCAGGCTGTCTTGTGGCCAGCCCGTAAGGCGGTTGGTgaccttctttcgctgcaagaaagttAATTTCCGGATAAAAATCATGCTAAAATAtcatcccaatcggagttacggatctcgaggaatataagaaacggtgaaaagaCAGAATCTGGAACGTAGAAAAACTCGGGAACAGAAGGAAACAAAGACAGAGATCCAATCTTACGCCGTGGGGGTCGTCAGTTATCCTATAGCGTCGAACAGTTTGCGGGCGCCGGTTATGGTTGTCGTCGTGCGTTGGAGTTGGTCTTACGAGCGGGAGAAAGAAGGGGCGGACGTGCGAGAAGCGGTTTGGTAGAGGGGGTGGGGGAAATTAAGTTTGCGAGGGGTGGTTTAGTAAAAATAATGGTGAGGGGAGTGAGTAGAGTGGTTAGAGGCATCCAGCCGAGCAGATCCAGCGTGGAGATGTACTGGCACCAAACTGGATGCAGTAGAGTTGAGTAGATCAGAGCAGTGGTAGTAGAGTAAAGAGTACGCTCTCTTCTAGAAACAGAGAGAGCAGAGGCCTTGCTTAGCGGAGAAGAGATCCCAAGCAAGGAAGGAAGGCAGCGGAGAGGGGAatggcgggcggcggcggggggaggaGCGGGCGGGGGGAGGAGGAGTACGACTACCTGTTCAAGGTGGTGCTGATCGGCGACTCCGGGGTGGGCAAATCCAACCTGCTCTCCCGCTTCACCCGCAACGAGTTCTGCCTCGAGTCCAAGTCCACCATCGGCGTCGAGTTCGCCACCCGCACCCTCCACGTAACCacccttcccttcccttcccttcccttgCTTCGCCTGCCTGCCTTCCTGCTAGATCCATCTCACGCTCCAGATCCGCTAATCCGCTGCCAAAGGTGGCTACCCTAGCGTAGCGGGGCAGTGAATCGATGGCCTGAGGTTCAGGGACGAGGTAGCTGCTGCCTTCCATCATCTTCGCCGCGGCTAGCCAGATCTACCATACTcttgattgattgattgattgattgattgcTGCACGGTGCTCAGCCTGACAACCAGGGTTTCTTCCCTCTTCTTTCCAAAGGTTTCAGCTTCACCAGCAGCTCAGCACTAGCCACATACTGCCACCGTACATAGCTCTTTCATTACAGACCACTTTCCTGCTGAGATCCATCCCACTAACGAACCCCGGCCCGGTTGCTTGCTcggttgggattccggtgatgactGGATGCCAGCTGCGCGCTGGCTCATCGCCGTCGAAGCCTGCACCGCCAGTACTACCATAATCAACTTCAGAGGGTGTCACACTCAGTTCAGTAGCTGGCAGACCAAGTGGTGCCGTCGACTTGTCTTTCTACCCATTGTTAAGCCCACACccatatatatactccctccgtccttaaatataagtctttgtagagatttcactggtggactacatacggatgtatatagacatactttagagtgtacattcaatcattttgctccgtatgtagacatatagtgaaatcgcttaaaagacttatatttaggaacggagggagtatatatgatGATGTACTCCCTCTGCGTAAGTTAATGTAAGGCGTGTTTTAGACCGGCCATAAGCCTGAGAAACtgtcttacattaagttacacaaGAGGTTGTATCATGCAAGTAGAATGTAGCAACAGGCTTATAGGTACAAGTGTAGCATTGGTCATGACAAAGCCTGCTGCTATCTTATTTCCAGGATGCACAGTTTTCTCTGAAGCCTGACCTCTTCTCAATTTGTGACCTGTTGTTTGCAGGTGGAGGGCAAGATAATCAAGGCGCAGATCTGGGACACGGCGGGGCAGGAGCGGTACCGGGCCATCACGAGCGCCTACTACCGGGGAGCCCTCGGGGCGGTGCTCGTCTACGACGTCACCAAGCCAACCACCTTCGAGAACATCAGCCGGTGGCTCAAGGAGCTGCGCGACCACGCCGACGCAAACATCCGGATCATGCTCGTCGGCAACAAGACCGACCTCAAGCACCTCCGGGCCGTCACCACCGACGACGCGGGGAGCTACGCCGAGGCCGAGGGGCTGTCCTACATCGAGACGTCCGCGCTCGAGGCCATGAACGTCGAGGAGGCCTTCCAGCTCATCCTCGGCGACATCTACCGCACCATCAGCAAGAAGGCCGTGGCCTCCGAGGAGGACAGGGCAGCGGCTGCCGGGGTCAAGGAAGGTAAGACCATCAATGTCGCTGCCGCCGCCGACAATGGCGGCGAAAAGAAGCAATGCTGCTCAGCTTAGGATGGACGATGCCCAGCGGATGTATGTTTTGTAATGGTTGTTTTTTGAGTTTAAAGCCTTGTTGATTCATTTTGTCAGATATCCTCCCTGCCTTGTTATAGACCTGAAACTCACATATGTTCAGTTACTATATGATATATCAAGTTCATTGGTTTATATCTCAGCCAAATGCTTCTGGCCTCCTCTTGTCCACTTTTTTCACAAGTAGGAAAGTGCCAAAAAGACAAACTCCAGCTATGATTATATTTGGAAGATGACAAGATGATTGACAAGCTAGAATTGACCATATTTTGATACAATTTATGTTATAAAGTATTCAAGACAAACTCGAGATAATTAGCAACAATATATGGTCCTTTCTGAAATATGGCAGGATGGTGACTGACAAGCTAGAATTAACCATACTCTTCATACAATTAACCATATTTTTCATACAATACGAAGTAACGACTCAAGAGAAACTCCAGATAATTAGCAACAATATATGAGCCTTTCTGAAATATGGCAGGACGATGACTGATAAGCTTGAATTaaccatatttttcatataaTTTCTGTTACGAAGTAATGACTCAAGACAAACTCCAAATAATTAGCAACAATATATGGGCCTTTTCTAAAAGATGACAGGATGATGACCGACAAGCTTGAATTAACCATATTTTCATACAATTTTTGTCATCTAAGATCCATCAAATGCTTCTAAAACACTGACGAAGTAACGACTAATGAGATTCCATAACAAGCTCCAACTGTGACGGGTACATTAAACAGTAAGTAGCAACACAATTTCTGATGTAGACAAATTCTGTATTCAGTATATATATCCAGTTCACTGCCCTCCCCAGCCTTTCATGGTGAATCTTCTAGCCTCCAGCCACTCAAGCAGATATCATGAGGTGAGGTGTATGGATGGAGCCTTGCTGAGCTTATCAGGAGCAGCagctgctctgctgctgctgtatGGG encodes:
- the LOC123426386 gene encoding ras-related protein RABA2a-like — encoded protein: MAGGGGGRSGRGEEEYDYLFKVVLIGDSGVGKSNLLSRFTRNEFCLESKSTIGVEFATRTLHVEGKIIKAQIWDTAGQERYRAITSAYYRGALGAVLVYDVTKPTTFENISRWLKELRDHADANIRIMLVGNKTDLKHLRAVTTDDAGSYAEAEGLSYIETSALEAMNVEEAFQLILGDIYRTISKKAVASEEDRAAAAGVKEGKTINVAAAADNGGEKKQCCSA